One genomic region from Pecten maximus chromosome 5, xPecMax1.1, whole genome shotgun sequence encodes:
- the LOC117327654 gene encoding uncharacterized protein LOC117327654 has product MDSVENERMSKLLSTLLDWKYSRTEEEVDINRRALIIEEHIRSLKSDPSNIITLGSAGEGLKLKGSDRDVMNVHKGVIVMYPDESIPSNIAQKTILYMKKAQSCRPGYVNLQLRQTGPTLPVALLYSLVKIKGLVFASSDLYRDHIVCSMNTAMDLNYRSNGPSSSNNILTTEVDYVFAFACNSWPREAKEWVTRTRLYGWPSQTLIDKIVKNGCHVVPVGDKCSEDTLLQWRISFATSERSLIHSFTHIQLKVYVLLKYFLKQIKETLKQVIGDDDILCSYFLKTVLFHAIENSSQLFWQDKHLFTCFWFCFNILITWVRAGFCPNYFIPENNLFKRKVHGLHQQILLDILGNFYDMKWMCLSVGNFFIPTIWEDLCNSSMQAELSRPKTVEEITIHKDVTVSSCLQHMPMSNRVISMCANIETIRIVIELLSTSKTDFDEIYTYNYAMKCLQTVATNQVYPDHMAATKNKARYRSLRKCKRWMIPSASMGTDLLYLATFYFLTGNISKTLEMCKQQGIQIAYLDFPNINSQEKREIFTRKYPEHGHMFQRLRTIYTHDIVFQKHDVVCLPHLHPELLKCATFLAIPALPYALFLSFLCCHELGDTCGQDVALCHLRDIQHDDQDGGCMYWIVHTLLGICYQTLGDYHRAIGAYWESAQSKGYGFKRNPAITRIAVVYLCICASYMSETDQFKRTRF; this is encoded by the coding sequence ATGGATTCCGTTGAGAATGAGCGAATGTCCAAGCTCCTATCGACACTTTTGGATTGGAAGTATTCTAGAACAGAGGAGGAAGTGGACATCAACCGGAGGGCACTGATCATAGAAGAACATATACGATCCTTAAAAAGCGATCCAAGTAATATAATTACTCTTGGAAGTGCAGGAGAGGGACTTAAACTCAAAGGTTCAGATAGAGACGTGATGAACGTACATAAGGGCGTTATAGTAATGTACCCCGATGAAAGTATTCCTTCGAACATAGCACAAAAGACTATTCTGTACATGAAAAAGGCACAGTCATGTCGTCCTGGTTATGTCAACCTTCAACTTCGTCAGACAGGACCCACACTTCCCGTGGCGTTATTGTATTCACTTGTAAAAATAAAAGGATTGGTGTTCGCTTCCAGTGACTTATACAGAGACCATATCGTATGTTCAATGAATACAGCAATGGATTTAAACTATAGATCCAATGGACCAAGCTCATCAAACAATATCTTGACAACGGAAGTCGACTATGTGTTTGCCTTTGCATGCAACAGTTGGCCAAGGGAAGCTAAGGAATGGGTTACACGTACACGCCTGTATGGATGGCCGAGTCAAACCTTAATAGACAAAATCGTAAAGAATGGCTGTCACGTTGTTCCAGTGGGTGACAAGTGTTCAGAAGACACATTGTTACAATGGAGAATTTCATTTGCAACATCAGAAAGATCCTTAATTCACTCATTTACTCACATTCAACTCAAAGTTTATGTACtactgaaatatttcttaaaacaaataaaagaaacatTGAAACAGGTCATAGGAGACGATGACATTTTGTGCTCTTACTTTTTAAAAACAGTTCTTTTTCATGCAATAGAGAACTCCAGCCAATTGTTCTGGCAAGACAAGCACTTATTTACCTGCTTTTGGTTTTGCTTCAACATACTGATTACTTGGGTCAGAGCAGGATTTTGTCCCAATTACTTTATCCCAGAAAACAACttgtttaaaagaaaagttCATGGACTTCATCAACAAATACTTCTTGACATTTTGGGCAATTTCTATGACATGAAATGGATGTGTCTTTCAGTGGGAAACTTCTTCATACCAACAATATGGGAGGATTTGTGTAATTCATCAATGCAAGCTGAACTTTCACGTCCCAAAACAGTAGAGGAAATTACCATTCACAAAGATGTAACAGTTTCTTCCTGTTTACAACATATGCCAATGTCAAATCGAGTCATATCTATGTGTGCCAACATAGAGACAATCAGGATCGTAATTGAACTATTATCGACATCCAAAACGGATTTCGATGAAATTTACACATATAACTATGCTATGAAATGTTTGCAAACCGTAGCAACTAACCAGGTTTATCCGGATCACATGGCTGCTACAAAAAACAAGGCCAGGTATAGGAGTTTAAGGAAATGTAAGCGCTGGATGATTCCTAGTGCCTCCATGGGCACAGATCTGTTGTATTTGGCGACGTTTTATTTTCTGACTGGAAACATAAGCAAAACGCTGGAGATGTGCAAGCAGCAAGGAATCCAAATAGCATACTTAGATTTCCCCAATATTAATTCTCAAGAAAAGAGAGAAATATTTACACGTAAGTATCCTGAACATGGACATATGTTCCAAAGACTGAGGACAATATACACACACGACATCGTCTTCCAGAAACATGATGTAGTGTGTCTTCCTCATCTGCATCCAGAACTGCTTAAATGTGCCACATTTCTAGCTATTCCAGCTCTTCCGTACGCTTTGTTCCTGTCCTTCCTGTGTTGTCATGAACTTGGAGACACTTGCGGACAGGATGTAGCATTATGCCACTTGAGAGATATTCAGCATGATGACCAAGACGGAGGATGCATGTATTGGATAGTTCACACTCTTCTGGGGATTTGTTACCAAACTCTCGGGGACTATCACAGGGCCATTGGGGCCTACTGGGAGTCAGCTCAATCAAAGGGTTATGGTTTTAAGAGGAATCCTGCCATCACTAGAATAGCTGTagtgtatctatgtatatgtgCCTCATATATGTCTGAAACAGACCAATTCAAAAGAACACGTTTTTAG